CCACCTGCACCTCCACCGTGAACCGATCGCGAAAGCGGATACGTTCGATATCCAAATACTTCTGCACAAACGCGACTTCGTCCGCCAACCGCGTCAACGGCTGACCCGACTGGTTCATCGTCAGTCGCAACAGCTCACTCAGGCGCACGAGCATCGCGTCCGCCGCGTCTACATCGCTGTGCATCAGCGACGCGATGCCGTTCAGAGTATTGAAGAGGAAGTGCGGCTTCAGCTGCCGCAACAGCGCCTGCAACCGCGCCTCCGCCAGATGCTTCTCCAACTCCAGCGCATGCACCGTGCGCTCGTGGTATTTGCGGTAATAGTCGAGCGCGTGACTGGCCGAAAACACCACGCCATAAACCAGCAAATTAAACGGAAAGGTCTTCACCAGCAGCGGCCGAAACACCTCCAGAAACGTCAGCGGCTCATCGATCAACCACCCGTGCACCAGCCCCACCATCGAGCGCAGCACCACATAAAGCAGCGAGATCACCAACGCCGCCCCCAGATGTATCAAACCCACCCGCAGCGGCCGCGCTTCGTCCGGCGGAAACTTCCGCGCCAGCAACAGAATCGGCACCGACAACACCGCCCACACATACCAGTCGCCCAACGAATAACTGATCGCCTCGCCCCACGACACCGAACGTCCGATCAACGAGCTCGACAGGTAAAACTGACTCGCAAACGCCAAGCCCACCAAGGTCCACAGCAGCAACACACCGCTGTAGCGAAGCCAGGGACGGGAAGGGGCAGAAGAAGACATAACCGCGAACAACGCGCCGACGCGTGCAGTCACTCCAACGCCTGCGCAGAAAGTCACCAGCTAAAATCCATCCATCGGGTCCAGCGTTGCCCCCATCCACTTCTTCACGTCTCTTCGCATTCCTCGCGGTTTCACCCAGTGCCCACCCACGCCCACAGTCCCGTTTCCCCGACCCGCGCCGCGGTTCCGCCGCTGCTGCCGGTGCTGGTGCCCCTCATCATCGCCTCCATCGCGCTCAACGTCGCCTTCGCGTGGCTCTTCCCCAACGAAGACGAACCGCGCCGCCCCGCCCCCAACGTCCGCTTCACCGCCGCGACCGCCGCCGTCGGCATCGATTTTACCCACCGCCACGGCACCGAACCCGCGCCCACCAGCATGGGCGGCGGCGTCACGGTCTTTGACGCCAACGGCGACCGCCATGCCGACATCTTCTTCGTCAACGGCGCTCCGTGGCCGTGGTCCGATCACGCCTGGCAAACCCCTGCCACCAGCCACCTCTACCTCAACGACGGCACCGGCCAGTTCGCCGACGTCACCGCCGCCGCCGGACTCGACCTCGTCATGAACGCCATGGCCGCCGTCGCCGGTGACTACGACGCCGATGGCGACACCGACCTCTTCGTCACCTGCATCGGCCCCAACCGCCTCCTGCGCAACAACGGCGACGGCACCTTCACCGAAACCACCACCACCGCTGGCGTCGCCGGTCTCGATACCGACTGGAGCACCGGCGCCGCTTGGCTCGACATCGACCGCGACGGCCAACTCGACCTTATCGTCTCCCACTACCTGCGCTGGTTCCCCGAAGCCGGCCTCGCCGCCGCCATCAACTTCGCCCGCGTCGGCCGTTCCTACGGCACCCCCGTCGGCTTCCTCGACGTCTTTCCCACCGTGTATCGAAACAATGGTGACGGCACCTTCACCGAGCAGCGCGATCACGCCGGCCTGCAACCGATCGATCCGCTCACGGGTTTCCCTCGCGCCAAAGCCATCGCCCTCACGCCGCTCGATGCCGACCACGACGGTCACCTCGACCTCCTCCTCCATTTTCACACCGGCGATCCCGTGCTCTTTCTCAACACGCCCACCGGGGGCTTCGCGCCCTGGGTCTCCGCCGAAACCATCCGCCGCGAGGGCCTTTCCGCCAGTCTCGCCGCCGCCGCCACCCTGCCCTTGCCGACCGTCAATCAGGACAACGACATCGCCCACATTCTCCCCACCCTGCAACCGGAGCGCCACACGCTCGCGCCCGGCAATGAGATCGACCTGATCGCCAAGGCCGGCTGGACCGCGCTCGACTACGACCTCGACGGCCATCGCGACGTGTTTGCCGCCCACGGCTTCATGGAGCCCGACCTCGCCCGCATCGAAACCGATGCGCCCTTCGCCTCTCACCCCACTCTGTATTGGCGCGAGCAGGACACCTGGCAGGCCGCGCCCACGATCGAGCTCACCGGCCTCCCCACTCCCTTCACCGCCCGCGGCACCGCCACGGCCGATTTCGACGACGACGGCGACCTCGACCTCGTCATCGCCCAAAACCAAGGCCCCGCCGTTTACCTGCGCAACGACCTGCGAACCAACGCTCCCTGGCTGCGCCTCACCTTGCGCGCCACCCGCACCCACCCCGCCGCCTACGGCGCCCGCGTGGAGCTGCACACCCCGCGCTTCGTCACCGTGCGCACCGTCGCGCCGCAGCTGGGCTACCTCGCCCAATCCACCGACGACCTGACCTTCGGCCTCAGCGAAGATACCCGCGTGCGCCGCCTCGTCATCACCTGGCCCTCCGGCCAACGTCAGGAACTGCGCGGCCTCGCCATCAACCAACACCTCACCGTGGTGGAACCGTAAGGCGCCCCACGCTTTCGCCTCCGGCTCAAACGCTGCTACGGCTCAATCCCGTTCCAGCACAAACGGCGTTTGTTCGGTCACGCGCACCCGATCCACGAAGTCTTCGACCTGCTCCGCCAAGTCCGGCGCCCAACGCCCGGAGCGCCACTCGAGCTCTCGTTCGACCAGCACCTGGTGCGACGTCTCGTCGTAGCTGGTCTTAAAAACGTAGCGCCCAAACTCTGTTTCCACCGCCTCGTCCTCCGGCGCCTCATCGATGATGTAACCCTCCGGCAGGACAAAGGTCGTGCGCTCCACCGTGCGTCCCGCCTGGAGCCAAATCGGATTCACCCGTTCCTCCGCGGCTTGGAATCGCGGCAAATCCGTCGGCAACATCACCGGACTGAAAACATACAAGACGTTGCGCATGAGTCGGGCGTAACCCTCGCCCTCGAACTCCAGGTCCAGCGTCAACGCATCCTCCGCAAAGGCATCCTTTACCTCCAAGCGATTCACCGTGGGCGCGGTCCATCGGTCGCTGAACCAGTTGCGCAAACCCCTGCGCCGTTCGTCGTCCGTCGTCCGCCGTGCCCAAGCTCGCATCGGCCCGGCATCATCGCCGCGATAAGTCACCTGCATGGTGCCCGTGGCGGTGCCGTCGGTGGTTAGGGTAACCTGCGTGTCCCGCTCGATCACCGAACGCGCCGGGTTCAGGGGTGGCAGCTGGATAATGCCGCCCTCGTCCGCCGCGAACCACAGCCCCTGCGCCGAAAGCCCCTCCACGTCCAATTGCCCCGGCGGCGTGAACTCATCGGTGGGATCAAACACCAACCAACGCCGTCCCTGCGGCCCGGTAAAGCTGGCCACCTCGGCCGGCGCAGACTCATCCAGCGGAATCGTCAGCACGCAGTGATTAAACCACGACGGGGACACCCACGCTTCATCGATTTCATAACGGGCCTGAGAGCTGACCAACAACTCCCGTCCCTCCAGTCCCGCCGCCCGCAACAAGGCCCGCAGGTAAACCGACTTGTCCTTGCAATCGCCGTAACCCACTCGCTGCACCTCCGCTGCCGCCCGGGGTCGATAGCCCCCGGAACGCCCCATGTCCAAGGCGACCGAAATGTAGCGCACGTCCTGCGCCAGACGACAGAGCCGTTGTATGCGTTCCCAATTATCCGTCGCTCCCGCCAGGGTTTCATCGACGAGTTGTTGCACCGCGGCATCCGGCGTCGATGCCTGCGCGTAGTCCGCAGCGAAATACCCCACCAACTCCGGCCACGTCTCCACG
This portion of the Actomonas aquatica genome encodes:
- a CDS encoding sensor histidine kinase, whose amino-acid sequence is MSSSAPSRPWLRYSGVLLLWTLVGLAFASQFYLSSSLIGRSVSWGEAISYSLGDWYVWAVLSVPILLLARKFPPDEARPLRVGLIHLGAALVISLLYVVLRSMVGLVHGWLIDEPLTFLEVFRPLLVKTFPFNLLVYGVVFSASHALDYYRKYHERTVHALELEKHLAEARLQALLRQLKPHFLFNTLNGIASLMHSDVDAADAMLVRLSELLRLTMNQSGQPLTRLADEVAFVQKYLDIERIRFRDRFTVEVQVDPAVREWRVPSLLLQPLVENAIKHGLEPRTEGGRILVMAAPTGEELEITVEDNGVGMPPGGFTREGIGVGNTRARLAELYGEAHAFALEPAEGGGLCVRIRLPREPRQEEAA
- a CDS encoding FG-GAP-like repeat-containing protein; the encoded protein is MPTHAHSPVSPTRAAVPPLLPVLVPLIIASIALNVAFAWLFPNEDEPRRPAPNVRFTAATAAVGIDFTHRHGTEPAPTSMGGGVTVFDANGDRHADIFFVNGAPWPWSDHAWQTPATSHLYLNDGTGQFADVTAAAGLDLVMNAMAAVAGDYDADGDTDLFVTCIGPNRLLRNNGDGTFTETTTTAGVAGLDTDWSTGAAWLDIDRDGQLDLIVSHYLRWFPEAGLAAAINFARVGRSYGTPVGFLDVFPTVYRNNGDGTFTEQRDHAGLQPIDPLTGFPRAKAIALTPLDADHDGHLDLLLHFHTGDPVLFLNTPTGGFAPWVSAETIRREGLSASLAAAATLPLPTVNQDNDIAHILPTLQPERHTLAPGNEIDLIAKAGWTALDYDLDGHRDVFAAHGFMEPDLARIETDAPFASHPTLYWREQDTWQAAPTIELTGLPTPFTARGTATADFDDDGDLDLVIAQNQGPAVYLRNDLRTNAPWLRLTLRATRTHPAAYGARVELHTPRFVTVRTVAPQLGYLAQSTDDLTFGLSEDTRVRRLVITWPSGQRQELRGLAINQHLTVVEP
- a CDS encoding DUF3857 domain-containing protein, with amino-acid sequence MSKMEMKRRPTHPLLPRWTMGTLMMLLLALPLWARPKAPDWMVAASKLPVNVETGDATAVVLWDEGQVEIERTGRVNHHTRWVIRLLADEGRDHATALASYVDGAGKVSSIEAWLLSPDGTVREYGKKQRVDVAAHTNALELYGESRYAVLAGASDVAREGDVFAYEIKWRDETDWAELGWTFRSELPVVHSRLAVTLPDGWDLRTKFYNHPGVTTERSGQTYAWTLRDLPAVEDEAWRPRVAASSIGMSVAFIAPANETRTRNMIGVETWPELVGYFAADYAQASTPDAAVQQLVDETLAGATDNWERIQRLCRLAQDVRYISVALDMGRSGGYRPRAAAEVQRVGYGDCKDKSVYLRALLRAAGLEGRELLVSSQARYEIDEAWVSPSWFNHCVLTIPLDESAPAEVASFTGPQGRRWLVFDPTDEFTPPGQLDVEGLSAQGLWFAADEGGIIQLPPLNPARSVIERDTQVTLTTDGTATGTMQVTYRGDDAGPMRAWARRTTDDERRRGLRNWFSDRWTAPTVNRLEVKDAFAEDALTLDLEFEGEGYARLMRNVLYVFSPVMLPTDLPRFQAAEERVNPIWLQAGRTVERTTFVLPEGYIIDEAPEDEAVETEFGRYVFKTSYDETSHQVLVERELEWRSGRWAPDLAEQVEDFVDRVRVTEQTPFVLERD